In Rhodothermales bacterium, a single genomic region encodes these proteins:
- a CDS encoding HAMP domain-containing histidine kinase has protein sequence MKAYRVSAKLKIGLILFAIVIAVVSLAYTHQLVNRLKDREQSVVRLWANALVQLPKAQLQSVNPYQAELSEIQSRLRAMPPAGENTSADRLPALLEAISWAQSMPPASELSFIMDDILVPNAFDIPAIVTDGRTGEILSWRNLHGLDSAGNSLSSRDSVRIRSRIADMDSTYAPILIEITFPGMPEIGLTQQVHYGESQMVRELRWYPYIQFLFVGLFILVGYLGFSYVRRSEQSSLWVGMAKEAAHQLGTPISSLMGWTEILRSDDVGKDQRKDAVDEIDKDVERLKRVASRFSDIGSMPRLSVESLESVVGSTVDYMQRRLPRKGKDVQLVVDLEPGLTVPLNPELFEWVVENLLKNALDALEGGEGRIEVRARREGEQVHVDVEDTGKGIDRREWKFIFRPGFSTKTRGWGLGLSLAKRIVEDYHGGELILLQSRPGHGSTFRISIPSS, from the coding sequence GTCGTTCGCCTCTGGGCCAACGCCCTGGTTCAACTGCCCAAGGCCCAGCTCCAATCAGTCAATCCCTATCAGGCTGAACTGTCTGAGATTCAGAGTCGGCTCCGGGCGATGCCGCCGGCCGGTGAGAACACGTCCGCAGATCGGCTGCCGGCCCTGCTGGAAGCGATCTCCTGGGCCCAGAGCATGCCGCCGGCCAGTGAGCTCAGTTTCATCATGGACGACATCCTCGTCCCCAATGCCTTCGACATTCCGGCGATCGTGACCGACGGGCGGACGGGTGAAATCCTGAGTTGGCGCAACTTGCACGGACTCGATTCCGCCGGCAATAGTCTGTCATCCAGGGATTCCGTACGCATACGGTCGCGAATCGCCGACATGGACTCTACGTACGCACCCATTCTGATCGAAATCACGTTTCCGGGGATGCCGGAAATCGGGCTGACGCAACAGGTTCACTACGGTGAATCACAGATGGTCCGTGAGCTGCGGTGGTATCCGTACATCCAGTTTCTGTTCGTCGGACTGTTCATTCTCGTTGGCTATCTCGGGTTCTCCTACGTGCGGCGAAGTGAGCAGAGCAGCCTGTGGGTTGGGATGGCCAAGGAGGCGGCACATCAGCTGGGGACTCCGATTTCGAGCCTGATGGGCTGGACCGAGATCTTGCGATCCGATGATGTCGGGAAAGACCAGCGAAAGGATGCTGTCGACGAAATAGACAAGGATGTCGAACGATTGAAGCGCGTCGCAAGCAGATTCTCGGACATCGGTTCTATGCCGAGACTGTCGGTGGAGAGCCTGGAATCAGTGGTCGGTAGCACCGTCGACTACATGCAGCGCAGGTTGCCGCGGAAAGGGAAAGACGTTCAGCTTGTTGTCGATCTGGAACCGGGTTTAACAGTCCCGCTGAACCCGGAGTTATTTGAGTGGGTCGTGGAGAATTTGCTCAAGAACGCCCTGGATGCTCTGGAAGGAGGAGAGGGCAGGATCGAGGTTCGCGCGCGACGAGAGGGCGAACAAGTGCATGTGGATGTCGAGGACACTGGCAAGGGCATTGACCGGCGCGAATGGAAGTTCATCTTCCGTCCTGGATTCTCGACCAAGACGAGAGGTTGGGGCCTCGGACTGAGCCTCGCCAAGCGCATCGTGGAGGACTATCACGGTGGCGAGCTGATACTGCTTCAATCGAGGCCGGGACATGGATCGACATTCCGTATATCGATCCCCTCAAGTTAG